Genomic window (Spiroplasma sabaudiense Ar-1343):
AATTTAAATAAATTTCTATTTTAAAATTATTTAAACTTCCAGGCACTTGGTGAAACGCCAACTTCTTTACCTTTAAAATCTTCTCTTTTTCCGAATAAAAAACTTAAATTATTTGCATTTTCATTAATATTAGGAGAAAAAAATCATATTTTTAAATATGGATATTCATCGTAATCGTTGATATCATTAAAAAAATAAATGTCTCCATCATTATTAAACTGAATAAATTTTTGGCGACCCCAACCCCCTCATAAGTCCCTACAAATATCGATTGAAAGTCCTAGATTATTTAATTTTTCTAACGCAGCTGGGTCTGCAGCTTCTATTAAATCTGGAAAATAGTCTTCCATTGGTAGTTTTTTATTGACCAATTCATCTCAATTTTCTGGCTTGTTTAAGTAATAAATAAAATCTGGGTTTGAATCTTGTGAAGAGTTTTCGTCAAAGTTATAAAATAATTTATTAAAATAATAAGCATCATCTAAAAATTGGTTTTCAAGTTCCAGTGTATTAGATTTTGTTGTCTCTTGTCTAAAAAAAACCAACATTTTTGGAAGCTCAAAATTATCTTCATTATAACTAATTTGTAAGTTGATAAGCTCCATTTGGAAAATAGCAATTGTTTTTTCTTCGTTTTCTGGAATAAAAATAAATTCTGAACCCTGTTCATCAATTTGTGTTTTTAGATAGCTATCTTGAAAATTATAATCCAAAATATAAGGGTTCATTGATCTAGCCATTCCCTGATGTTTTGCTATTAGTTCATCAATGTTTTCAATAGTTTTTTGTTCTTGTCGAGGAAGAAATTTACTATCCTTATTTTTAATGTCTTCAAGAAGAGTCTTTTCTTCCTCTTTGTCTCCATGTAATGCAGCTCTTAAAGTTTCACCTGACTTACTATATCTTTCCGATCATCCAAAATTTGGCTTAAACCCTTTTGAGAGCATCGAATTTACTGAGACCTTATTATTAGTTCATTTTCATTTGAATTTCTCTCCATTAAATTTAAAACCATCTTCTTGTGTATCTGCAACAATTTGATTTAAGATTGAAGAAATTTGTAATTTAAATGACTCATCTTCTAAAATTTGGTTTGCAGTCTGAGCTAAATCACCCTTGTCACTTAAAATCTTAAAGCTATTTGCGACTTCTTCACTATTTATCTGATTTATATATTCTGTTTGAATCCCTTTAAAAATTCCAGCAACATCAACTTCTTTAAAAACTGACATTTGCGAGGTAAATGAAATTGTTTCAAAATCTTGACTTCCAATTCTATCCAAAAAATAAACATCACTTGAGATTTGAAATTGTATTGTAACAGCCTTGGCATTTTCTTTATGAATAAACTCTATTTTTTCAATTTCATAGCCATTTTTAATTGGTGATTGGTTGTCAATTAACAGCTGCTTGTAATTAACGTTGGCAACCACCTCGCTTTGAACTTCGTTTTCAATTGATTTTCAATTAACTAAATTTTCAATGGTTGATTTGATATTTTGATAATAATCACTTTCAGGATCATTAAAATAATCAAGTTTCTCAACAAACTCCTCATAACCAAATTCAAACGGATTATTATCCTCTTCGATAAAGAAAAATTTATCAAAATCATTTTTTAAGTTTTTTTGAAAAATATCATTAATAGCTTCGATCATAAGTTGTTTTTGACGTTCGAAGTCATAATCATCAACTACTCTGTCCTTGTTGCGCCCACAAGCAATTGTATTTAACGGAACTGAGACAATCATTGATGATACAGCCAAAATTGATAATAGTTTTTTCATTATTTGGTTTTCCTTTCTTTTATTATAAAAATATGTATTTTTATTATAACACAGTAAAAAATTACATATAATAAATAAATTAGTAATTAAAATAAAGGTTCGAAATTTGGATATAAAAAAAACATGTATTAAAAACATGTTTTTTTATTATTTCTTAGATGATTTTCTAATTTGTAGGTTAATACGTTTTGGTTCAACTTTAGTATCTTGGAATAAAGTTGTCTTACGAACTTTTTGAATAACTTCTGCTGGAATTTTTACATCTCTTAGTTCATTATAAGTATCTTTTGTGTCTCATGATCCTGTTACTGGAGCAACTCACATTTCGTCAGCTTTACGTTTAACTTTTGCATTCATTCAGTGCATTGCAATAATGTTATTTACTTCATCGCTGTCTCCACTTGGGTCTGCTAGAGTTAAAACTCACCCAAACTCTGATTCAAGATTTTTTTCTTGAACTTTAATAATTGCTCCACAAACATCACGACGGTAGATTGATTGGTTATGGCCTGAAACTGGTTCTGCTTTTTCTCAAATGAATTTTTCTTGAACTTCAGTTAGCTTAATACCTTCTACTACGATTTTTTTTGGTTTAGGATCACTTGCTTTTCTACGAGTTTCTAAGTGTTGAGGCTTAGATCCTTTTGTTTTTTTAGTTGTTTTAGTAGCCATGTGCTCTACCCATCCTTTTCTTTTTTTATTTCGATTAGATTCTAGCAAATAACTAATTTATAATTAATTACCAAAATACTTATATATTATATCAAAAAACATAATTATTTAAAATAGTTAACGACAAAAAAAATTTAAAACATAATAAAAATTATAAAATACACTATTTTATATAAAAATATAAATTCTAAACTATTTTCTTAGATTTAGCTTTGAAATAATGCCTTTATAACGTTCGAAATCATTTCTAATTAAGAAGTTTAAATGATGTTTTCTTTGCGAAACTTTTTTCAATAAACTTCTTCTTGAAGTAATGTCTTTTTTATGTAACTGCAAATGTTCAGTTAGATTTTTTATATCATCAGTTAGCAATGCTATTTGAACTTCAGCAAGCCCAGTGTCTTTCTCGTTTTTTCCAAATTCTTTAATAATTTGGGCTTTTTTAGTTTTTGATACCATAATTTTTCCCCCTGTTTTTTTTCACTGGTCATGTTATATCAAAGTATTAATTCGGGACAAATTAAAACAACGATAAACTTTACCTAAATTTATTATAATAGAAAAAATACTATTTTCCTAAATATTTTAAAAATATGACAGTTTTTGGTTCGATACCCTCAAGTTCTGAATCGTTAATTTTTAAACGATTGGCAATAACATAAAAATTGATTTTTTTACCTTCAACTAGGCCTTGGTATTTTCCATCCATCACTGTGATTGCGTTGTCTTCGGATTCATATAAATTAGCCTTAATTTTTGAAATTTTTAATTCTAATTTTTTTAGCATCATTTTGTTTGCTTGTGCAACGTGGCCAGTGGCAATAAGTTCTTTAATTTCACTTGATGAAAATTCATCTACCCTGTGATAAATAACAACATTATCAGTTCCAAATTTAGCTAATAAATCATATATGTCACCTTGGCCGCGATATCCAAATGATAAATCGCTTCCAACAACTATTTTTTTAACATTTACCTTGGTTTTCATTCACTCTAAAAAATCCTCTTTAGAGATTTTTATCATTTCCTCATTTACATCAATTTCAATGACATAGTCAATAAAAGTTAAATCTTCAATTTCTTTATACTTAATTTCGTTATCCAAAATTTGCTCTGAATTTCCACTTAAATAAGACTTAACTTTTCTTGAGAAAGTTATAATTACTGATGCTAAATCGTTTTTAACAGCAATTTTAGCAGTTTTTTTTAATATTTCTTGATGAATTCTATGAATTCCATCAAAAAAACCAATTGCAGCCACTGACGGTTCTTGGATTTGGACTTTTTCGATTTCCTTACTTAGGTTGATTTTGATAATTTTCATTAATAGCCCTCCATCTCAGCTTCAGTTTTTTTAATATTTGGATCATCTTCTCATAAGCCCCGTTGACAAGCATACAAATGATTTGCTACATGCTTATAAATTCCAATGACTTTTTTTTCATCATTGACAATAAATACAATCGGTGAAGATATATGAGATAGTGTGATTTGCTTTCCCTGTCTTACATCTTGCTCAAAATGATACTGCATTAGAACTTGATTGCTTCTTATTAAGGTTTCATACATTGGCAACAAGTGCTCTCATTTAATTTCATCCATTTGTTTTGCTTGGGTTAACTTAAAGTTTCCCGAGGCCGTTCTTGTTAATTCCTTGACAGTTGCGATTGTCCCCAAGTCTTTGGCAAAATCGCAAACAAAACTTCTAATGTAAGTACCTTTGCTAACTTGTAACTTCAATGAAATTGTATGTTCTTTTTTATCATACTTTATCAACTCACACTCTTTAATTGTTACTTTGCGAGGTTCGATTTTAACTAAATCCTCTTGCTTGTTTCGAGCGTATTCATAAAGCTTTTTGCCTTGAACCTTTATTGCTGAATATATAGGTGGGTATTGATCATAAATATAACCATTATATTTATCAACAATATCTTTTAAGGCTTTTTTATCAATTTTAAAGGGTTCTTCACGCTTAATTTCAGCTCCGGTGATATCTTTTGAATCGGTATCTAAAAATAATTGCAATTTCACAATATATGATTTGTTTTCTGCCAATAAAAAATCACTAATTTTAGTTCCTTGATTAACCAAAACAACCATTAGTCCAGAAGCCAAAGGATCAAGAGTTCCTGCATGGCCAATTTTTTTAATATTTAGTTTTTTTTGAATTTTCTTTATCAAATCATTGGATGTCATGCCTGAAGGCTTATCCACTAAAAAAACTCCAGATTCTTGTAACATTATGCCCCGCCTTTAAGTTCAACAATTTTATTTTACCTTAATTATTAAATTAAAAAACAAATATTTAGCATAAATAACATTGTATTTTTTCAAAAAATGTTAAAATATCATTTAGTGATTAACCTGCTTTAAGCTTAGGCAAGTTATTTTATAAAATATATATATGAAATTTTAGTAATTTTATGGTATAATTATTTAAATGAAAGGTAGTGTCTGATATGATATTTAAATCAGAATTATACAATGAAATTGAAGAAGAGTTTGCAAAAGTTAGTGCACGTGAATATTTAAAAGTAGCCAACCCGCTAAGTAATTTGAAAACAACACTTTATTATTTGAAAAAACATCACTTTACTTCAAAAGAAGAATTAGAGAAATTAATTGTTAAAGAAATTTCAGAAACTATCAAAATATTAGAATCAGATATAATTACCAAGGCAATGGCGTTTCAAGAGTTAGCATATAATAGTTACCAACAACTAGTAGATCCTCAAAAATGAATTAATTTTAGCCAAAGAGAAGCAACTATTTTAAGTTTTGATGAGTATCCAGAAAAAGAATTAAAACTATTGCGTCATTTACATATATTGTGATTAACTTGAATTTACTGCGATGAAGAGCTGCGAAAATTAAGAATTAGAAGTAGTAAAGATAACTATATAAATTTAGGAAAAGCTCAACGAGATTATATTGTTAAAAGAAACAACATGTTAAAAGAGCGAATTGTCCAAAGACAAACTTATGATGAAGATTAAAAAAAGCGAAACTGAAGTTTCGCTTTTTTAGTTATCAAACCCTACCAGGAATTGTTCTTCTGAAATTTCATCCACAGTTTGCATTAAAGTGATAAGTAAATCCTCAAAATTTTCAATTTTATGTAAAGGGTATTTTGCATCAAAGTATGGTTTTACATAGACGATTTTAGCTTTATAAACTGATAGTCAATCATGGGCAATTTGATTTAAAGCCTCCATCGCCTCTCTTTGCTTTAGTGAGCGGATTTCTTTTAATAAATCATTTGGCAATTTTTCATAAAGTTCTCGTGATTTTTTAGTAAGCGCTTTTTGATAACCAACAATGTTTGTCACTCCAGTTCTTATTATGGGGGTTACGACATAACGTTTTTCAAGATTGCGACTAGCATCAAACGCCACTTTTGAATACCCATTTTCTTCGCTCAAACCTGATTGTAGTTCATATTGTGAATCATAATTATTTAAATCAAAGATTTTTATTGCTGAAAAAAAATCAACCGGCATTGAAAAAAAGGAATTTGTAAAAACTGAATATCGAGAAATCGAATCAAATAACTCATCTTCTTTAAAATTAAAATTGTTAAAGTAATAAGTATTTACCTGAAATAATCGCTCCAGAATATAAGTAAATAGCTCCTTAAAGTTAACATTTTTTCTATATCATTTTTTCAAGTAAGTTGAGCTCATTATTTTTTTTAGATCAATATTTCTGAATTCTTGAGTTTTTTTATTTCAAGTTGTTTGATCTAAGTATTTTTTAATTTTTTTTGCCATAAATTCATAAAATCATCTCAAAAACAGCATATCCAAATGGTAATAAAATTCAAAGTCATCCTTTAAAACAAATTTTATAATTTTTTTTAAAGACTTCAAATTATCATTTGCAATTCTATTAGCAAACTTAAAGGCCTCGCTAACTTCCACAACTAAATCGGCTTGAATTTGATTATTTCTAAAAATAAAATACTTGTCATTTTTATCTTTGTTTTCATTCTTTATGATTGGTTGCAAATAATAATTTATATTAGTTTTGTCAACTGATATACTAATTTTAATATATTCATTACTTGTTACTTTAGTAATTTTAAAATTAGTTTGCAAATCTGAAAAAGCTCTATCAATTTCCTTATAAAAATCTAAAAAAGTTTCTTTTTTTAAATTTTTATTACAATATCGAATTAGGGCGACATCTAAATTAATTTCTTGATCATAGTCAGTTACAGAACCAAAGTTAAACTCTCCCAGTTTTTTAAAGTGGATTCCGTGTTTTGAAAAAGTTGCCTTTAATTTTTCAGTGCTTAATTTTATTTGTTTTTTCACACCTGATTCAATAGTTATGTGTTTTTGAACAGCTAAGTTAAACTGTTTTCATTCCGGAATCTTCTTAATCAAAATTACTTACCCCTATTCTATTTCAAATTTATAAAAAATTGTAAACAACATAAATGTTCCTATATCCTTATTATCTGGATAAATATATTTTTTTGATAATTTTAAATTTGACTCTTCATTAATTTTTTGTCAATTTCTTATCAAAATATTTTTGTTTAAGCCTTTGCTAGTTAAATACGGATTGATATCATAGAGATGAAAAAAAGCAAAGTCTTTTTCAATCGAAGAATTTTCATAGCTTTTAATTACTTCTTGAGCGTAATTTGTGAAATCACTTATGAAACGTTTGAAGTTCGTATATGTACTATTAAAAACAAAACTTAGGCGATTAATTTTAAAGGCTTGGTAAACTTGATTGAAGGTTTTTGAATTTTTAAAAAGAAAATCATTTTTTCTAAATAAATTATCTGTAAAAATTTCATTTCTTAAAAATTTTTTGTATACAAGACTAATTCATTTTTTCATGTTATCGTCCTTGTGTAAATCGGTTTGAATTTTACTTATAATTGCAATCTTCAAAATCCTTATTTCTTCGGAACTAATTTTTCTTCCCTTATATTGATAAAAAGATAAAAATAAAAAATCCAACTTTTTAAATAAAAGTTTATTTAAAATTTGATACTCTTTTGTTAATTTTAAATCAAAACTAATTTTATAAGTTCCTCTTTTTTTAATAATTTGATAAATCTTATTATTATCGAAACCAACAACTATTTCCATTTGAACTCTGGTGTTTTCAACTTTTCAAACCAACTCAATTATTTCCTTTTTATCTGAATTTAAGTAGCCCTTGGTCTTAATTTCAATATCATCTTCAAACTGGGCGGTAGAAATTTTTTTGATAATTTGCTGTTGAAGTAAGTTAATCTCGTCAACTTTTTCAGTAATTGGTTCATTAATTTGATTTTCATAAAATTGAAATTTCTTGAAACTGGTTCTCTTTAAACCTATTGCTTCAATTTTTATAATCTCATGAAAATTAAAAATTAAATTGTTTTTATAGTCCCCGATTATTTTTAGGTTTACAATTGATGCTAACTCCTGTGTCAATTTATAAATTTGACGATTTATTTTTTGAAAAATTTGGTTCGGGACTTTGTATTTATTTTTATAAGCATTAATCGTTTTTAAATCCGCAATTATTTCTTCATAATTATTTATTTCCAAAATTTGACCCCATTCTATAAGTCATATTCATAAATGATACTACTCAAAAATAAAAGTGGTGCTGTCTCAGCTCTAAAAATATTTTTACCAAGCGATACAACTTCATAGCCATTTTCTTCAAACCATTTTATTTCATTTGCTTCTAAACCGCCCTCTGGACCTATTACCAACGCAACTTCTTTAAGTTCTGGGACTAAAAATTGTTTAAAATTGTTATTTTTTTCATTTTCATAAGCAACAAGTTTTGTTTTACAAGTTATCATTTCATTTAAGGCATTAAGGTTTTTTATGATCGGAGTAATTTCAGGAATCCTGATTTGATGAGATTGTTCTGAGGCATCTTCGCAAATTTTTTTTCAGCGTGCAATTTTTGCTGTAATTTTTTTTTCATCAATTTTCACGACGTTGCGTTTAAATTCTATTGGAATTATTCTAGTGGCTCCTAATTCTGTTGCTTTTTGTAAAACAAAATCTCACTTTTGTTCTCTAATTAATCCTAAAATCAATGTCACGTTGCACTTTTTTGAAAAATCGACTTTTTTTGAAGAAATTGTTTTTGTTAAAATTTCATCGTTGCTAATTTCTAAAATTTCAACTAAAAATTCTGTATTTTTGTAGATTAGCACAATTTGCTCTTTAGGTTTTAATTTAACAACATTTTTTATATGATGAATATTTTCAGGAGAAAAAATAAAATTTTCATTATTTTTTTCTTCAATAAAATACCTGTGCATAAAATCAACTCTTAACTATACATATTATTATAAACGAAATAAAATTGTCAAAAAATAGTTTTTAAAATTTTATTTAATTTCAAGCCAAGCTAAGATTTATTTTTCAATATTACTAGAAAAAATAAAAAACACAAAAAATGTGTTTTTAAATTTAAAAAGCAATTAATTTTTTTTAATATTTTTCAAAATTTCTTCAATTTTATTGGCGTTATTTAAAGATTCATCATAAATAAACTCAAGTTCAGGTACAAATTTAACTTCAATTTTGCCAGCCAATTGGTGGCGAATTTCTTTTGCATTCATTTGCACCTCTTTTATTACCTCATCTTTTGAAATTGAATCCATTAAATGTGAATAAAAAACCTTTGCATGACTTAAATCATTTGTCAAACGCACTTCTTTTACAGAAAGCGAACGAATAACTTCGTTATCATGAAACTCCTTTTGAAAAATTAGGCTTAATTCTCGCAAAATGCTTGAATTAAGGCGTTCTACTTTAATATCGTGACCCATATTATTTCACCTCTTCTACTTTATATACTTCTATAATATCATTTTCTTTAATATCATTAAAGTTTTTAACAGTTAAACCGCAATCTTGATCTTTTTTGGCTTCTTTGATTTCCTCTTTAACATGTTTTAGCGAAGAAAGTTCTCCTGTGAAAATTATAATCCCATCTCTTAAAATTCTTAGTTTCGAACCTCGCGGAATTACTCCGTCAATAACATGACATCCTGCAATAGTTCCAACTTGTGAGTGTCTAAATATTTGACGAACTTCAGCTTGACCAAGAACTTTTTCTTCAAAAATTGGATCTAGCATTCCTTTGGCAGCTTCTTCTAGTTCCTCAATTAGTTTATAAATAATTGTATGTAAACGAATTTCAACCCCGTCTTCATCAGCTTTTTGACGCACCGGAGCAGTTGGACGAACATTGAATCCATAAACAATTGCACTACTTGCTAATGCAAGTGTGATATCTGAATTGGAAATAGCCCCTACAGAAGCTCTAATGATATCAAGACGAACTCCAGAAATTTCAATTTTTTGCAATGAATTTCTAACGGCTTCTACTGAACCTTGAGTATCAGCTTTTAAAATAACATTGACAGTTTTTAAATTTCCTTGATCGATTTGATTTTTTATTGAATCTAAGGTAAACGATTGATGCTTGTTACGACTTTCTTCAATTTGACGTTGTAACTGCGCTTCTGCAATATCGCGAGCCATTTTTTCTTCGCTGACAATCATAAATTTATCCCCTGCTCTGGGCACTTCATTTAGACCTACTAAAACAACTGGTTGAGATGGAAGAGCTGATTTAATTTTGGCTCCATGCTCATTTTCCATGTCTTTTGTTAGCCCATAAGTGGCCCCAGCAACAATTAAATCACGCATATTCAAGGTTCCTTGTTGCACTAAAACAGTTGCTGTTGGACCTCTTGACTTACTTAAATGAGCTTCAATAACAGTTCCAGTGGCAAACTTGTCTGGATTAGCTTTTAATTCTTTTAACTCTGAAACAAGTAAAATAGTTTCTAATAGATTTTCTAGTCCCTGACGTTGTTTTGCTGAACCTTCAATAAACGGAACATCCCCACCAAATTCTTCAGCAACGATATTAAAACGCATTAATTCGGTTTTAACTCGGTTTGAATCTGCGCCGGGTTTATCAATTTTATTGACAAAAACAATGATTGGGACATTAGCAGCTTTTGCATGGTCAATTGCTTCCTCTGTTTGAGGCATTACCCCATCATCTGCTGCCACAACCAAAATAACTATATCAGTTACATCAGCTCCACGAGCTCGCATTTCAGTAAAAGCTTCATGGCCTGGAGTATCAATAAATGTGATTTTTTGATTTTTATCAGTTTTAACTTGATAAGCCCCAATATGTTGGGTAATCCCTCCAAATTCACCATCAGTTACATTAATATTTGTATTACGGATTGAATCCAGCAATGTTGTTTTACCGTGATCAACGTGCCCCATGATTGTAACTACTGGGGGGCGTTCTTTTAAATCACTTGGTTTATCTTTAACCAGCAGAGTCTCAAAAATATTTTCTTTAGTAACTTCAACTTCTTTTTTAAAGTCAAATCCAAACTCTAAAGCCAATTCACCAATTTGCTCCTCAGATAAAGAGGTATTTGGTGTAACCATTGCCCCCGATTTAAAGAAATACTTAACGATTTCAGCAACGTTTTTATTTATTTTCTTACCAAACTCAGCAATTGTAATTGGTCCAGTAAAAATAAAAACTCCATCAATTAAACCGGTCGCTTTTGTTTCACGTAGTTGATTTTTTAAGGTATTAGAGTGTGCCTTTAACTTATTTTTATCTGAATTTTGTTTTGGATTACTATTTTTGTTATTTTTATTTTGATTTACTTTTTTACCCATAATTATTTATTCCTTTCTGTTATTCTTCTATAATATTTTTCACCCACTTAGCATTTTTAAAATCTTTAATCCCGATCGCCTTGACATTATCCTTGCCGATTGCATGAGACAATTCTTGACTTGTCATTAAATCGTGATATACATTTACTTTATAAAAATTGCATTTGTCAGTTAGTTTCTTTTTTTGGCTTTCTCCCATATCTGAACTTATTAAAACTAATTTAATTTTTCCAGCTTTGACAAGTTCAAATAAAGTATTTCCACTGATTAGACTTCGACTTGCTTGAACAAGCCCTAACGTTTGCAATAATTTTGAATTATTTTCTTTATTCATTAATCCCAATTTTCTTCAATTTCTTTTTTTAAAATATTATAAAATTCTTTGTCTAATTTAATTTTTAAAACCTTTTCAATAATGTTTGTCTTCATGACTTTTTCAAGAGATTTCAAATTTGGGGCGATATAAATACCACGACCGTTGGCCTTTTTGCTTTGATCTATAAAAACTTCATTATTTTTATTTTTAACGATTCTTATTAACTCTTGTTTTGGCAGCATTTGATTGCTAGCAACGTCCTTGCGAGTTACAATGTGTTTTGATTTCTCCAAAATTTTAGTCCTCTACTTTTGGTCATAGTATTGATCGTATTCTTCAAGTTCTTCGTCAAGTTCTTCGTCTAAGACTTCACCAAAATTTTCTTCTTTAACTAAATTATCAAACGCTTCTAAATTAGCTTGA
Coding sequences:
- the rbfA gene encoding 30S ribosome-binding factor RbfA, whose protein sequence is MGHDIKVERLNSSILRELSLIFQKEFHDNEVIRSLSVKEVRLTNDLSHAKVFYSHLMDSISKDEVIKEVQMNAKEIRHQLAGKIEVKFVPELEFIYDESLNNANKIEEILKNIKKN
- a CDS encoding RsmE family RNA methyltransferase; protein product: MHRYFIEEKNNENFIFSPENIHHIKNVVKLKPKEQIVLIYKNTEFLVEILEISNDEILTKTISSKKVDFSKKCNVTLILGLIREQKWDFVLQKATELGATRIIPIEFKRNVVKIDEKKITAKIARWKKICEDASEQSHQIRIPEITPIIKNLNALNEMITCKTKLVAYENEKNNNFKQFLVPELKEVALVIGPEGGLEANEIKWFEENGYEVVSLGKNIFRAETAPLLFLSSIIYEYDL
- the rnpM gene encoding RNase P modulator RnpM, encoding MLEKSKHIVTRKDVASNQMLPKQELIRIVKNKNNEVFIDQSKKANGRGIYIAPNLKSLEKVMKTNIIEKVLKIKLDKEFYNILKKEIEENWD
- the infB gene encoding translation initiation factor IF-2 is translated as MGKKVNQNKNNKNSNPKQNSDKNKLKAHSNTLKNQLRETKATGLIDGVFIFTGPITIAEFGKKINKNVAEIVKYFFKSGAMVTPNTSLSEEQIGELALEFGFDFKKEVEVTKENIFETLLVKDKPSDLKERPPVVTIMGHVDHGKTTLLDSIRNTNINVTDGEFGGITQHIGAYQVKTDKNQKITFIDTPGHEAFTEMRARGADVTDIVILVVAADDGVMPQTEEAIDHAKAANVPIIVFVNKIDKPGADSNRVKTELMRFNIVAEEFGGDVPFIEGSAKQRQGLENLLETILLVSELKELKANPDKFATGTVIEAHLSKSRGPTATVLVQQGTLNMRDLIVAGATYGLTKDMENEHGAKIKSALPSQPVVLVGLNEVPRAGDKFMIVSEEKMARDIAEAQLQRQIEESRNKHQSFTLDSIKNQIDQGNLKTVNVILKADTQGSVEAVRNSLQKIEISGVRLDIIRASVGAISNSDITLALASSAIVYGFNVRPTAPVRQKADEDGVEIRLHTIIYKLIEELEEAAKGMLDPIFEEKVLGQAEVRQIFRHSQVGTIAGCHVIDGVIPRGSKLRILRDGIIIFTGELSSLKHVKEEIKEAKKDQDCGLTVKNFNDIKENDIIEVYKVEEVK
- the truB gene encoding tRNA pseudouridine(55) synthase TruB; its protein translation is MLQESGVFLVDKPSGMTSNDLIKKIQKKLNIKKIGHAGTLDPLASGLMVVLVNQGTKISDFLLAENKSYIVKLQLFLDTDSKDITGAEIKREEPFKIDKKALKDIVDKYNGYIYDQYPPIYSAIKVQGKKLYEYARNKQEDLVKIEPRKVTIKECELIKYDKKEHTISLKLQVSKGTYIRSFVCDFAKDLGTIATVKELTRTASGNFKLTQAKQMDEIKWEHLLPMYETLIRSNQVLMQYHFEQDVRQGKQITLSHISSPIVFIVNDEKKVIGIYKHVANHLYACQRGLWEDDPNIKKTEAEMEGY
- a CDS encoding L7Ae/L30e/S12e/Gadd45 family ribosomal protein — protein: MNKENNSKLLQTLGLVQASRSLISGNTLFELVKAGKIKLVLISSDMGESQKKKLTDKCNFYKVNVYHDLMTSQELSHAIGKDNVKAIGIKDFKNAKWVKNIIEE
- the rpsO gene encoding 30S ribosomal protein S15, which gives rise to MVSKTKKAQIIKEFGKNEKDTGLAEVQIALLTDDIKNLTEHLQLHKKDITSRRSLLKKVSQRKHHLNFLIRNDFERYKGIISKLNLRK
- a CDS encoding nucleotidyl transferase family protein, with the protein product MKIIKINLSKEIEKVQIQEPSVAAIGFFDGIHRIHQEILKKTAKIAVKNDLASVIITFSRKVKSYLSGNSEQILDNEIKYKEIEDLTFIDYVIEIDVNEEMIKISKEDFLEWMKTKVNVKKIVVGSDLSFGYRGQGDIYDLLAKFGTDNVVIYHRVDEFSSSEIKELIATGHVAQANKMMLKKLELKISKIKANLYESEDNAITVMDGKYQGLVEGKKINFYVIANRLKINDSELEGIEPKTVIFLKYLGK